Proteins from a single region of Kluyveromyces lactis strain NRRL Y-1140 chromosome C complete sequence:
- the MRPL7 gene encoding mitochondrial 54S ribosomal protein uL5m (highly similar to uniprot|P36519 Saccharomyces cerevisiae YDR237W MRPL7 Mitochondrial ribosomal protein of the large subunit), with translation MQVVRGFHSSSKVSKAACALVKPVHHLVKIDKSKLSPRFPELKYSKNDIRSPAFKPVVTHQDRVREHYYNTLQSDLLLINYSHKSQTKLGLKQREWDGSSPYHINREPRKPKGSSAQLPDIHPVTWKNIPDIESVVINCYVRDAKENQYLPISAALQLQQITGCKPKALFSRNDVPAWKVRRGTQMGAVITLKGRPMSQFLSTLTEIVLPRIREYKGISNKSGNRFGGLSFGMTSDEVRFFPEIDANQDLWPVTFGMHININTTAQTDVQARTLVSGFGFPFNGSEKIN, from the coding sequence ATGCAAGTGGTACGTGGTTTCCACAGTAGTTCAAAGGTCTCCAAAGCTGCTTGTGCTTTGGTTAAGCCAGTGCATCATTTGGTTAAGATCGACAAGAGCAAGCTATCCCCAAGGTTTcctgaattgaaatatagTAAAAACGATATTAGATCTCCAGCATTCAAGCCTGTTGTTACACATCAAGACCGTGTTCGTGAGCATTATTATAATACTTTACAAAGCGAtttattattgataaatTATTCCCACAAAAGCCAAACGAAGCTCGGGTTGAAGCAAAGAGAATGGGACGGTTCTTCTCCATATCACATTAACAGAGAACCCAGAAAACCTAAGGGCTCAAGTGCTCAATTGCCAGATATTCATCCAGTAACGTGGAAGAACATTCCAGACATCGAGTCCGTTGTTATTAACTGTTACGTCAGAGATGCAAAAGAGAACCAATATCTACCAATTTCAGCAGCATTACAATTGCAACAAATTACCGGGTGTAAACCAAAGGCTTTGTTCTCTAGGAATGATGTTCCGGCCTGGAAGGTCAGAAGAGGTACCCAAATGGGTGCTGTCATTACATTGAAAGGTCGTCCAATGTCTCAGTTCTTATCCACTTTGACTGAAATTGTACTACCAAGAATCAGAGAATACAAAGGTATCTCCAACAAGTCAGGTAACAGATTTGGTGGGTTATCATTTGGTATGACCAGCGATGAAGTCAGATTTTTCCCAGAGATTGATGCTAATCAAGATCTTTGGCCAGTAACTTTTGGTATGcacatcaacatcaacacaACTGCCCAAACTGACGTACAGGCTAGAACTTTGGTCAGTGGATTCGGTTTTCCTTTCAACGGTTCggaaaagatcaattaA
- a CDS encoding uncharacterized protein (weakly similar to uniprot|Q03780 Saccharomyces cerevisiae YDR239C Hypothetical ORF) yields the protein MFERSKRKSFLFFGGSNQDQRNKSQETSNSRNSSSAKALPQHKPLHKQPLNNTQMLKDEVEPLSELKTNDNNKGPQAERLQQNIPIRQATIGRRRPPPPVDISNFRRPLKSEPSVSTVTSTGMETGTISSTSPAEVKSGKSPQQSFTTPQVRDLEQQMDEQNFQPGHQRQRSEVEQLVDHLDDFINQSSADVENTPGYSDGGEIPLRQLDTKVDTVSDAESAKNITPLYGRSEATEDISESDVNYSDGEPSMDEMFSFNESINKKNAITDLQQSTAASSLSDVGGIPTSSRFVVTNADQTSGSESEENYADLHEYEAGYDQMPEPEQEHGSTDEDDLYQMIGGSEYERRNFRVVNEEKPNFYFNDSTSEDDNSYMNTDTNSITASLARRSSLSSSKKGAASSLLSNTESRQSSALEAKSIDNDTINTTPSSEFKKSLTKGSIPDKNVRLISSYIEELRLLYFPTSNSLQLPPDLPYALKNKNTLEQPQNIKVTIRTSTRQVGIKHGKAKQKLLSLETTKEEEEEEENNSTTGLKFNTESTKVDHTKEFHTLFNKDEKISEADQDILDDIPGDEAYDSDDLMAPLRENPKQRIHDEVSQTRLKRSDTVSSYFTRNAGRMRSGTLDVTYSPQLPLDLRKYNLIEESQKPCTPAVHEKGDTNPKSHKSSISNADDDYELDVADFGYYRGTAGTGLHITNPDSE from the coding sequence atgtttgaaagaagtaaAAGGAAATCCTTTTTATTCTTCGGAGGCTCCAACCAGGATCAAAGGAATAAATCCCAAGAAACTAGCAATAGCCGTAACTCCTCTAGCGCTAAAGCTTTGCCGCAACACAAGCCCTTACACAAGCAGCCTCTGAATAATACCCAAATGCTGAAAGATGAGGTCGAACCGCTatcagaattgaaaaccaatgataataataaaggCCCTCAAGCGGAGAGGCTGCAACAAAACATACCAATACGTCAGGCTACCATTGGAAGACGTAGGCCGCCTCCACCGGTAGATATAAGTAATTTTAGGAGACCTCTAAAATCAGAACCATCTGTTTCCACTGTTACATCTACTGGTATGGAAACCGGAACGATATCCTCTACATCACCTGCGGAAGTAAAATCTGGTAAATCACCGCAGCAGTCATTCACAACTCCGCAAGTAAGAGACCTGGAACAACAAATGGATGAACAGAACTTTCAGCCCGGCCATCAGCGTCAAAGATCAGAGGTTGAACAACTGGTGGATCATTTGGATGATTTTATCAACCAATCCAGCGCTGACGTTGAGAATACTCCTGGTTACTCGGATGGAGGGGAAATACCTCTTAGACAACTAGACACAAAAGTTGATACTGTTAGTGATGCTGAGAGCGCCAAGAATATAACACCTTTGTATGGGAGATCTGAAGCCACCGAAGATATCAGTGAATCCGATGTTAACTATTCTGATGGTGAACCGTCCATGGATGAAATGTTTTCCTTCAACGAGTCCATTAACAAAAAGAATGCGATTACCGATCTCCAACAAAGCACTGCCGCCTCATCTTTAAGTGATGTAGGAGGCATTCCAACATCCTCGCGATTTGTCGTTACAAACGCCGACCAAACCTCTGGCTCTGAATCCGAAGAAAATTATGCGGATCTGCACGAATACGAAGCGGGTTATGATCAAATGCCAGAGCCAGAACAAGAGCATGGAAGTacagatgaagatgatttatATCAAATGATAGGTGGATCAGAGTACGAAAGAAGGAATTTCAGAGTAGTTAACGAAGAAAAACCAaacttttatttcaatgaCAGCACGAGTGAAGATGATAATTCTTACATGAATACAGATACCAATTCCATAACCGCATCGCTGGCAAGACGCAGTTCtttatcttcatctaaAAAAGGTGCAGCATCTTCGTTATTAAGTAATACTGAATCTCGTCAATCTTCAGCACTGGAAGCAAAGTCCATTGATAACGACACCATCAACACGACTCCGTCAtcagaattcaagaaaagtTTGACCAAGGGATCGATTCCAGATAAAAATGTTCGACTCATCTCAAGCTACATAGAAGAGCTACGGCTCTTGTACTTCCCCACGTCAAATTCCTTACAGTTGCCTCCAGATCTACCTtatgctttgaagaacaagaataCTCTTGAACAACCacaaaatatcaaagttACAATACGAACAAGTACTAGACAAGTCGGTATAAAGCACGGCAAGGCCAAACAGAAGCTATTATCACTTGAAACTACaaaagaagaggaagaagaagaggaaaataACAGTACTACAGGCCTCAAATTCAATACCGAGTCCACAAAAGTTGATCATACTAAGGAATTTCATactttgttcaacaagGATGAAAAAATTTCCGAGGCAGACCAAGATAttcttgatgatattcCTGGTGATGAGGCATACGATAGCGATGATTTAATGGCACCGTTGCGTGAGAACCCaaaacaaagaattcatGACGAAGTTTCCCAAACGCGcttgaaaagatcagatACTGTATCCAGCTATTTCACGAGAAATGCTGGTAGAATGAGAAGCGGTACTCTAGACGTAACGTACAGTCCACAGCTACCACTAGATCTACGGAAATATAACCTGATTGAAGAATCTCAAAAGCCATGTACTCCTGCAGTACATGAAAAAGGTGACACTAATCCCAAATCTCATAAATCTAGCATTTCGAATGCTGACGATGATTACGAGCTTGACGTAGCAGATTTCGGTTACTACCGCGGTACCGCTGGAACAGGATTGCATATAACCAACCCAGATTCAGAATAA
- the SEC26 gene encoding coatomer subunit beta (highly similar to uniprot|P41810 Saccharomyces cerevisiae YDR238C SEC26 Involved in endoplasmic-to-Golgi protein trafficking encodes a subunit of yeast coatomer) produces the protein MTVGVEQPAYTLVYDPNPNGVTYTVSDFQKALEKGSDTEKIATMKRILVTMLDGNPLPDLLMHIIRFVMPSKNKQLKKLLYFYWEIVPKLDREGKLKQEMILVCNAIQHDLQHPNEYIRGNTLRFLTKLKEAELLEQMVPSVRACLEYRHAYVRKYAILAVLSIYKVSDHLIPDACEVIDSFLVAETDPICKRNAFLGLAELDREAALNYLQDNLTSIENLDALLQNAFISFIRKDAIKTPGLVSQYVELLQDLLVSTRSTDVMYEAAITLTVLTNKEAILLTVANKLIDLATKESDNNIKLVVLEKINEINEKNPGSLEDLTLDILRVLNAQDLDVRAKALDISLELITSRNVDSVVKLLRKELQSTADSSNDKTLEYRQLLIKSINKVAIRFIEVSSNVVSLLLDFIGNLSSESANDVISFTKQVIERYPELRSEILTTLIETLHEVKSAKAYRGALWVLGEHAQSEAEIQNTWKHIRSSIGEVPIVQSELRRVQNDDEDDTEKAPIVSTGPVVLPDGTYATESALSVSEKVKSTSNEEKEARPPLRRFVLNGDFFTASVLANSIVKLVLKFEKISKNTSVTNALKAEGLLILVSIIRLGQSNLVEKKIDEDSAERLMTAISVLMDEISTEESQAEKELLSLAFLEATNESYKSRVNVTLKKNAAKRSNYLAKHAEAIDKSIVFRQFKNAGLHNTPVDSIEEDIKLATTGTVSYSKLQANSITSKLKKIVPLTGFSDPVYAECYITNHQFDVVLDVLLVNQTKDTLKNLHVQFATLGDLKIIDHPPSTNVIPHGFHKITITAKVSSADTGVIFGNIIYDGGHGQDSRYVILNDVHIDTMDYVKPAICDDNSFRKMWNAFEWENKLRIKSKLPSLRGYLEKLVEVTHMKVLTPEEALGDNDSRFLSCNLYSRSTFGEDALANLCIEKDPITQEIVGEIRIRSKTQGLALTNGDNITRMGRTMNIVSVDRV, from the coding sequence ATGACAGTCGGCGTCGAACAACCTGCGTATACGTTAGTGTACGACCCCAATCCAAATGGGGTCACATATACCGTATCAGACTTCCAAAAGGCATTGGAAAAGGGGTCTGATACTGAAAAGATCGCGACCATGAAGAGGATCTTGGTGACCATGTTAGATGGTAATCCATTACCAGATTTGTTGATGCACATCATCAGATTTGTGATGCCTTCAAAGAAcaagcaattgaagaagcttttATACTTTTACTGggaaattgttccaaaatTAGATCGTGAAGGTAAATTGAAGCAAGAAATGATTCTTGTCTGCAACGCTATCCAACATGATTTGCAACATCCAAACGAATACATCAGGGGCAATACCTTAAGATTCTTGacgaaattgaaagaagcaGAACTTTTAGAGCAAATGGTTCCTTCTGTCCGTGCTTGTTTGGAATACAGACACGCATACGTTCGTAAGTATGCAATCTTAGCAGTTCTTTCCATTTACAAAGTCAGCGACCATTTGATTCCTGATGCTTGTGAAGTGATTGATTCCTTTTTGGTTGCAGAAACTGATCCAATTTGTAAGAGAAATGCTTTCCTAGGTCTTGCAGAATTGGACCGTGAAGCTGCGTTGAACTACCTACAGGACAACCTAACTTCGattgaaaatttggatGCTTTGCTACAAAACGCCTTCATTAGTTTCATTAGAAAGGATGCTATCAAAACTCCAGGATTGGTCTCTCAGTATGTTGAATTGTTGCAAGATCTTTTAGTTTCTACTCGTTCTACGGATGTCATGTACGAAGCTGCCATTACTTTAACTGTTCTAACCAATAAAGAAGCTATTTTATTGACCGTAGCTAACAAGCTAATTGATTTGGCCACAAAAGAATCTGATAACAACATCAAGTTGGTTGTTTTAGAAAAAATCAACGAAATAAACGAGAAGAATCCAGGCTCTTTAGAGGATCTAACATTGGATATTCTACGTGTTTTGAACGCACAAGATTTGGATGTCCGTGCTAAGGCTTTGGATATCTCCTTAGAATTGATTACGTCCAGAAACGTAGACAGTGTAGTTAAGTTATTGAGGAAAGAATTACAATCTACTGCTGATAGCAGTAACGATAAAACTCTGGAGTACAGGCAATTATTGATCAAATCCATTAACAAAGTGGCAATAAGATTTATTGAAGTCTCCTCCAATGTTGTCTCATTGCTTCTAGATTTTATCGGTAACTTGTCGTCTGAAAGTGCCAATGATGTCATTTCCTTTACAAAACAGGTCATTGAAAGGTATCCTGAGTTAAGATCTGAGATTTTAACTACTTTGATTGAGACATTGCATGAAGTAAAGTCAGCAAAGGCTTACCGTGGTGCTCTTTGGGTACTAGGTGAGCATGCCCAATCCGAAGCAGAAATCCAGAATACCTGGAAGCACATCCGTTCAAGTATAGGTGAAgttccaattgttcaatctGAACTGAGAAGAGTTCAaaatgatgacgaagacGATACTGAAAAGGCCCCAATAGTATCCACAGGGCCGGTAGTTTTGCCAGATGGTACTTATGCAACCGAATCTGCTCTATCTGTCTCAGAAAAGGTCAAATCCACCTCAAAcgaggaaaaagaagcaagaCCTCCTTTACGTCGTTTCGTCCTAAATGGAGATTTCTTTACTGCCTCTGTGTTGGCTAACTCTATCGTTAAATTGGTGTTGAAATTCGAAAAGATTTCCAAGAACACTTCTGTAACTAACGCCCTAAAGGCCGAAGGgttgttgattttggttAGTATCATCAGATTAGGTCAAAGTAACTTAgtagaaaagaagattgacGAGGACTCTGCTGAAAGACTAATGACGGCAATTTCGGTATTGATGGACGAGATTTCTACCGAAGAAAGTCAAGCAGagaaagaacttttgaGTTTGGCATTCTTGGAAGCTACCAACGAATCATACAAATCAAGAGTCAATGttactttgaagaagaatgcTGCCAAGAGATCAAACTACCTAGCCAAGCACGCCGAGGCCATCGATAAATCCATCGTTTTCAGACAATTTAAGAATGCAGGCTTGCACAATACCCCCGTCGATTCAATCGAAGAAGATATAAAATTGGCTACCACCGGTACTGTATCATATTCCAAACTACAAGCTAATTCTATCActtcaaaattgaagaagatcgTCCCATTGACTGGTTTCAGCGATCCTGTTTATGCCGAGTGTTATATCACTAATCACCAATTCGATGTTGTGTTAGATGTTCTATTAGTGAACCAAACCAAGgatactttgaaaaaccTACATGTTCAATTCGCTACTCTTGGTGACTTAAAAATTATTGACCACCCACCTAGCACCAACGTTATTCCACATGGGTTCCACAAAATTACGATAACAGCAAAGGTGTCCTCAGCAGATACTGGTGTTATTTTCGGTAACATTATATATGATGGTGGTCACGGTCAAGATTCTCGTTATGTCATCTTGAATGACGTTCATATCGACACAATGGATTATGTGAAACCAGCAATCTGCGATGATAACAGTTTCCGTAAGATGTGGAATGCGTTTGAATGGGAAAATAAACTTCGtatcaaatccaaattaCCATCTTTACGCGGTTATTTAGAGAAGTTGGTGGAAGTTACACATATGAAGGTTCTAACCCCTGAAGAGGCACTCGGCGACAATGATTCCAGATTCCTAAGTTGTAACTTATATTCTAGATCTACATTTGGCGAGGACGCTTTGGCTAACCTGTGCATAGAGAAGGATCCAATCACACAAGAAATTGTTGGTGAAATCCGTATTCGTTCAAAGACCCAAGGGTTAGCTTTAACCAATGGTGACAATATTACCAGAATGGGAAGAACTATGAATATCGTTAGTGTTGATCGTGTTTGA